In Alteromonas mediterranea DE, a single genomic region encodes these proteins:
- the glgB gene encoding 1,4-alpha-glucan branching protein GlgB, with the protein MHLAQQFEQVTCSQPFSHLGVIASQQGAMLRVWCPDASEVTIKWENSALADRVIKSDNANGLFEASLPAEYNGEIYRVVANKGRGDNGYIDPYQFTEQAYHAVHYIDSTPANLYEQAGAQLIDISTPQGKTVSGVRFCVFAPNASAVSLIGDFNQWDGRTHPMEKTSMGYWVLFVPELTEGERYKYHIKDANGHDLPHKADPLGFCAEQYPSHASKIYNHRSYQWSDSDWMENRKGDKYASPMSIYEVHLGSWKRPDAATEARYLTYKELADDLIGYVSDMGYTHVELLPISEFPFDGSWGYQPVGMFAPTSRFGNPDDFKYFVDKCHQAGVGVIIDWVPAHFPEDGHGLARFDGSCVYEYEDPRKGWHPDWNSCIYDFGKDTVRQFLVANALYWLDKFHVDGLRVDAVASMLYLDYSRNEGEWIPNVDGGNENYEAISLLKWMNEEVYKHFPDAMTIAEESTSFPKVSRPVFDGGLGFGFKWNMGWMHDSLHYIAKDPAYRNYHHGDITFSMVYAFDENFVLPISHDEVVHGKGSMLHKMPGDEWQQAANLRCYAGFMYGHPGKKLNFMGNELAQAREWNHDSSLDWHLLDFEKHAGIQALYKALNHLYTSTPALYEQDHDPAGFAWLDHSNADQSVVSFVRTSKDAKQKVYVVSNFTPVPRKNFRIGVDEACTLTLALNTDDGVYWGSNYEVVANTTAQLVPWNDRRHSVEITLPPLATVFYVADLSE; encoded by the coding sequence ATGCATTTAGCGCAGCAGTTCGAACAAGTAACATGTTCCCAACCATTTTCTCATCTTGGCGTCATTGCCAGTCAACAAGGTGCAATGCTTCGTGTTTGGTGTCCTGACGCCAGCGAAGTAACGATTAAATGGGAGAATTCTGCGCTAGCTGATCGAGTTATTAAATCGGACAATGCGAATGGCTTATTTGAAGCGTCACTTCCCGCTGAGTACAACGGTGAAATTTACCGCGTAGTCGCTAATAAGGGGAGAGGGGATAATGGTTATATCGACCCTTATCAATTTACTGAACAGGCTTACCATGCCGTACATTATATCGATAGCACGCCAGCAAATTTGTACGAACAAGCGGGTGCGCAGTTAATTGATATCTCTACACCACAGGGCAAGACGGTAAGTGGCGTGAGGTTTTGTGTATTTGCGCCAAATGCAAGCGCGGTATCACTCATTGGCGATTTCAACCAGTGGGACGGACGTACTCACCCGATGGAGAAAACGTCGATGGGGTATTGGGTGCTCTTCGTACCCGAGCTCACTGAAGGCGAACGCTATAAATATCATATCAAAGACGCCAATGGTCATGATTTACCGCATAAAGCTGACCCCTTAGGATTCTGTGCTGAGCAGTATCCTTCTCATGCGTCGAAAATTTATAATCACCGTTCCTACCAGTGGAGCGATAGTGATTGGATGGAAAATCGCAAGGGGGATAAATACGCCAGCCCTATGAGCATTTATGAGGTTCACTTAGGCTCATGGAAACGACCTGACGCTGCTACAGAGGCGCGGTATCTTACCTATAAAGAACTTGCCGATGATTTGATTGGTTACGTTAGCGATATGGGCTACACCCATGTGGAACTGCTACCAATATCAGAGTTTCCTTTCGACGGCTCGTGGGGATACCAACCGGTAGGTATGTTCGCGCCTACCAGTCGGTTTGGCAATCCAGATGACTTCAAATACTTTGTCGATAAATGTCACCAAGCCGGCGTGGGCGTTATCATCGATTGGGTACCTGCTCATTTTCCTGAAGATGGACACGGTCTGGCAAGGTTTGACGGTTCGTGTGTGTATGAATATGAAGACCCTCGTAAAGGCTGGCACCCAGATTGGAACTCATGTATCTATGACTTTGGCAAAGATACCGTTCGTCAATTTTTAGTTGCCAATGCTCTTTACTGGCTTGACAAGTTTCACGTGGACGGACTTCGGGTTGATGCGGTAGCGTCTATGCTTTATTTAGATTACTCCCGCAACGAAGGCGAGTGGATCCCGAACGTTGACGGCGGTAATGAAAATTACGAAGCGATAAGCCTGCTTAAATGGATGAACGAGGAAGTATACAAGCACTTCCCAGACGCTATGACTATAGCGGAAGAGTCCACGTCATTTCCCAAAGTATCTCGCCCTGTTTTCGACGGTGGCTTAGGCTTTGGCTTTAAATGGAACATGGGCTGGATGCACGACTCGCTGCACTACATTGCAAAAGACCCTGCATATCGGAATTACCACCACGGTGATATCACGTTTAGCATGGTTTATGCCTTTGATGAAAATTTTGTTTTACCCATTTCCCATGATGAAGTCGTACATGGTAAAGGCAGCATGCTACATAAGATGCCGGGCGATGAGTGGCAACAAGCCGCTAATTTGCGCTGTTACGCAGGTTTCATGTATGGCCATCCAGGCAAGAAGCTTAACTTCATGGGTAACGAACTGGCGCAAGCACGGGAATGGAATCACGATAGCAGCTTAGACTGGCACTTGCTTGACTTCGAAAAGCACGCAGGTATCCAAGCGCTGTATAAGGCGTTAAACCATTTGTACACCTCCACCCCAGCCCTTTATGAACAAGATCATGACCCGGCGGGTTTTGCGTGGCTTGATCACAGCAATGCGGATCAAAGCGTTGTGTCGTTTGTTCGCACTTCAAAAGATGCAAAGCAAAAAGTCTACGTGGTGTCTAACTTTACGCCTGTCCCGCGCAAGAACTTTAGAATTGGTGTGGATGAAGCCTGCACGTTGACGCTGGCGCTGAACACCGACGATGGGGTTTATTGGGGTAGCAACTACGAAGTCGTTGCCAACACAACCGCACAACTTGTTCCGTGGAATGATCGTAGACATTCAGTAGAGATAACCTTACCGCCACTTGCTACGGTGTTTTACGTTGCTGATTTGAGTGAATAA
- the glgX gene encoding glycogen debranching protein GlgX, with the protein MGKAFPLGATITQEGCNFAVYAPDAKAVVLCFFNSDTEEALDEFPLPEKTGDVWHGLFTGVSAGQYYGYRVERNEAGLHSVPTDKLLIDPYAKKISRAIKWDARRYKHDSQFMTPKCIVIDDSDYAISHASAPVIPKHKRVVYEAHVKGLTKLHPGVPKEHRGKFIGAAHSSVIKHLKALGITTVQFMPLCSFMPEPFITDKGLTNYWGYNPVNFFAPEPRYGVSDALVELKEMVDAYHSAGLEVIVDVVFNHTAEAGNGGPILSYKGFCPYQAYLLEQTKTGELVYSNHSGCGNTVNTAQPFMMGLILDAMRHWVTVIGVDGFRFDLAVCLGREPQEYNKKSGLLRAISSDPVLRDKVLLAEPWDIGPGGYQVGNFPSPWLEVNDKYRDTVRAFWRGDDGVTADFATRLMGSRDIFHKGHRHISTSVNNVTYHDGFTLHDMVTYAERHNLDNLEDNRDGHGHNLSANYGVEGETNDESIIDMRERQKRNLFATLIFSQGTPHILGGDELSRTQNGNNNAYCQDNPISWLNWEMNKRKQDFLRFCQYAIRLRQSSTLLSELKLHDDAFTLSRNVKEINWYKPDGSDKASEDWNVHHNKAFGVEIKGCIVGDQKPEHWFLCVNASENDVRFHLPSVLPKGGWTMHLDTRYNSLEEQPSICIQKVFLQASKSLTLFSFAHFSG; encoded by the coding sequence ATGGGAAAAGCGTTCCCTCTTGGCGCCACAATTACACAAGAAGGCTGTAATTTTGCTGTTTATGCCCCCGATGCAAAAGCGGTGGTGTTGTGCTTCTTTAATAGTGATACAGAAGAAGCGCTAGATGAGTTCCCGTTACCCGAAAAAACAGGCGATGTGTGGCATGGCCTGTTTACTGGCGTAAGCGCCGGGCAGTACTATGGTTACCGGGTTGAGCGCAATGAAGCTGGTTTGCACTCAGTACCTACAGACAAATTGCTGATAGACCCCTATGCGAAAAAAATAAGCCGTGCAATAAAGTGGGACGCGCGACGATACAAGCATGACTCTCAATTTATGACCCCCAAGTGTATTGTCATCGACGACAGTGATTACGCTATCAGTCACGCCAGTGCACCAGTCATCCCTAAACACAAACGGGTTGTGTATGAGGCTCACGTTAAAGGGCTTACCAAGCTTCACCCCGGTGTTCCTAAAGAGCACAGGGGGAAGTTTATCGGGGCGGCGCATTCAAGCGTTATTAAACACCTTAAAGCGCTGGGTATCACAACAGTACAATTTATGCCGCTGTGTTCATTTATGCCAGAACCCTTCATCACCGATAAGGGATTAACGAATTACTGGGGTTATAATCCGGTAAACTTTTTCGCGCCTGAACCTCGCTATGGTGTGTCAGATGCCCTGGTCGAGTTAAAGGAGATGGTTGATGCTTATCACAGCGCGGGGCTTGAAGTCATCGTCGATGTGGTATTTAACCACACGGCAGAGGCAGGCAATGGCGGCCCTATTTTATCGTATAAAGGGTTTTGCCCGTATCAAGCGTATTTACTTGAGCAGACTAAAACCGGAGAACTGGTGTATTCCAACCATTCAGGCTGTGGCAATACGGTGAACACCGCGCAACCTTTCATGATGGGCCTTATTCTCGATGCGATGCGCCATTGGGTTACGGTCATTGGGGTTGATGGCTTTAGGTTTGATTTAGCCGTATGCTTGGGCCGAGAGCCGCAGGAGTACAATAAAAAGTCAGGACTGCTACGCGCAATAAGTAGCGATCCAGTGTTGCGAGATAAGGTTTTACTTGCTGAGCCGTGGGACATTGGCCCAGGTGGTTATCAAGTGGGTAATTTTCCTTCTCCGTGGCTAGAAGTGAACGATAAGTACCGCGACACGGTTCGCGCCTTTTGGCGCGGCGATGACGGTGTAACGGCAGACTTTGCTACCCGGCTGATGGGCTCCAGAGATATATTCCACAAAGGCCATCGACATATTAGTACCTCGGTAAATAACGTAACCTACCACGATGGTTTTACGCTACACGATATGGTGACTTATGCCGAACGTCATAATCTCGATAACTTAGAAGACAACAGAGATGGCCACGGCCATAACCTCTCGGCAAACTATGGCGTTGAAGGCGAAACCAACGACGAATCGATTATCGACATGCGCGAACGTCAAAAGCGAAACCTTTTTGCTACGCTAATATTTTCTCAGGGTACACCTCACATTCTTGGGGGAGATGAGCTAAGTCGCACTCAAAACGGCAATAATAATGCGTACTGCCAAGATAACCCTATTAGCTGGTTAAACTGGGAGATGAATAAGCGTAAACAAGACTTTCTGCGCTTCTGCCAATACGCTATTCGGTTGCGTCAGTCGTCTACCTTGTTAAGTGAGTTAAAGCTTCATGATGATGCATTCACACTGTCTCGAAACGTGAAGGAAATCAATTGGTATAAGCCGGATGGTTCTGATAAAGCATCTGAAGACTGGAATGTGCATCACAACAAAGCGTTTGGCGTTGAAATTAAAGGTTGTATCGTGGGCGACCAAAAACCAGAACACTGGTTTTTATGCGTAAATGCCAGTGAAAACGACGTGCGGTTTCACTTGCCTTCCGTGCTTCCTAAAGGGGGGTGGACGATGCATCTTGATACGCGCTATAACTCTCTTGAAGAACAACCTTCAATTTGTATACAAAAGGTGTTTTTACAAGCAAGCAAATCGCTCACGTTATTTAGCTTTGCGCATTTTTCCGGTTGA
- the gndA gene encoding NADP-dependent phosphogluconate dehydrogenase: protein MQNKGGNSHDDKSCDIGFIGLGVMGSNLTMNLVDHGYRVACFDLDQNKVESILAKDASERAENTEPRVEGCSSYTELLSKLKAPHLIIISVPAGAPVDHVCNHLIDAGIHADDIVVDTGNSLWTDSVAREEQYKGKFIFFSTAVSGGEVGARFGPSLMPSGNPYAWTRIEPVLTAIAAKVDPETGKPLESHIPGQPVVEGEPCATYIGPVGAGHYVKMVHNGIEYADMQLICETYHVMREALNMKPADIADVFRKWNEGKLNSYLMEISAEVLEQMDPETHVPLVDVILDRAGQKGTGLWTAVSALQVGSPAQTITSAVFARSISSLKDERVAASKVLAGPDTPTFSDEQKTAIIDKLEQALYCSKICAYAQGFQLMAMAGKEHGWTLEFGEIAKIWRAGCIIRAVFLQSISKAYENNEDLANLLMDPFFAEQITQYQSDWRESIAQATLAGVPCPAMMSALSYYDSYRTAVLPANLLQGQRDYFGAHTYQRVDKPAGKKYHIEWSDPARPQTAIKR, encoded by the coding sequence ATGCAAAATAAAGGTGGTAATTCCCACGACGACAAGTCGTGTGATATTGGTTTTATCGGTTTGGGGGTAATGGGAAGTAACCTGACCATGAACCTAGTAGACCATGGCTATCGTGTCGCGTGTTTCGATTTAGATCAAAATAAAGTTGAGTCTATTCTGGCTAAAGACGCAAGCGAAAGAGCTGAAAATACTGAGCCTCGAGTGGAAGGCTGCAGTTCTTACACCGAGCTTTTGAGCAAGTTAAAAGCCCCGCATCTAATCATTATCTCTGTGCCAGCAGGCGCCCCCGTTGACCACGTGTGTAATCATCTTATCGATGCCGGTATTCACGCTGATGATATCGTTGTAGACACGGGTAATAGCTTATGGACCGACTCGGTCGCGCGTGAAGAGCAATACAAAGGCAAATTCATTTTCTTCTCTACTGCGGTTTCAGGTGGCGAAGTCGGCGCGCGATTCGGACCCTCTTTAATGCCGTCGGGTAACCCGTATGCTTGGACGCGTATTGAACCTGTGCTTACCGCCATTGCTGCAAAAGTTGATCCTGAAACAGGTAAGCCTTTAGAAAGTCATATACCTGGCCAACCTGTGGTAGAAGGTGAGCCGTGTGCAACGTATATCGGGCCAGTTGGTGCTGGGCACTATGTGAAAATGGTGCATAACGGTATTGAATACGCCGATATGCAGCTGATCTGTGAAACGTATCACGTGATGCGTGAAGCCCTGAATATGAAACCTGCCGACATTGCCGACGTATTTCGCAAATGGAATGAAGGTAAGCTAAATAGCTATCTGATGGAAATTAGTGCAGAAGTACTAGAGCAGATGGACCCTGAAACCCATGTGCCCCTTGTTGATGTTATCTTAGACAGAGCAGGGCAGAAAGGCACAGGGCTATGGACAGCAGTGAGCGCTTTACAAGTAGGTAGCCCTGCACAAACCATTACATCAGCAGTGTTCGCTCGCAGTATTTCAAGTTTGAAAGACGAGCGCGTTGCCGCTAGTAAAGTACTCGCGGGCCCAGATACCCCCACGTTTAGCGACGAGCAAAAAACCGCTATCATCGACAAGCTAGAACAAGCGCTTTATTGTTCTAAAATATGTGCTTACGCGCAAGGCTTCCAGCTAATGGCGATGGCGGGCAAAGAACATGGTTGGACGTTAGAGTTTGGCGAAATTGCTAAAATTTGGCGTGCTGGCTGTATTATCCGTGCGGTGTTCTTGCAATCAATTTCCAAGGCCTATGAAAACAATGAAGACCTTGCAAACTTGCTAATGGACCCCTTCTTTGCCGAGCAAATTACGCAATACCAATCAGACTGGCGCGAGTCTATCGCGCAAGCCACGCTGGCAGGAGTGCCATGCCCAGCGATGATGTCTGCATTGAGCTATTACGATTCGTACCGCACTGCGGTATTACCTGCAAATTTATTGCAAGGTCAACGCGATTATTTTGGTGCTCACACCTATCAACGTGTCGATAAGCCAGCAGGCAAAAAATATCACATTGAGTGGAGTGATCCTGCGCGGCCTCAAACCGCTATCAAAAGATAA
- a CDS encoding D-hexose-6-phosphate mutarotase, with protein MPPVSSVTVSESNGLTFLDVDNALATARISLFGGHILSYVPKSDDKERLWVSPHAYLNGERPIRGGIPVCWPWFSDDHGREKGALPSHGFLRTQVWKLIDSKDDDSGTTIELSPSFTRADGFENECNVSMVIKVGNTMDISLITENTGVAPFEFNCALHTYFHVDHIQHTLISGIEGQYKDKLDNWALKATPTPYAITGETDRIHLAPIKTADIEVDGNAFTQVVSEGNDSLVVWNPWQSAASISDMDPFGYKHMLCVETSLTQGKTLAPSECHTLKQTIVPR; from the coding sequence ATGCCACCCGTTAGTTCAGTCACTGTTAGCGAGTCTAATGGACTTACCTTTTTAGATGTCGATAACGCATTAGCCACGGCGCGAATAAGCCTGTTTGGCGGCCATATCTTGTCTTATGTACCTAAAAGCGATGATAAAGAACGCCTTTGGGTCAGCCCTCACGCCTATTTAAACGGAGAGCGGCCAATTCGCGGCGGTATTCCCGTTTGCTGGCCGTGGTTCAGTGACGACCACGGGCGGGAAAAAGGTGCCCTTCCCTCCCATGGCTTTTTAAGAACCCAAGTGTGGAAGTTGATTGATTCAAAAGACGACGATAGCGGCACAACCATCGAATTGTCACCAAGCTTTACACGGGCAGATGGCTTTGAAAATGAGTGTAACGTGTCCATGGTGATCAAGGTGGGCAATACAATGGACATCTCTTTAATTACTGAAAATACCGGCGTGGCACCTTTCGAATTTAACTGTGCGCTTCACACTTATTTCCATGTTGACCATATTCAACATACGCTAATTAGTGGTATTGAAGGCCAGTACAAAGATAAACTGGATAACTGGGCGTTAAAAGCAACACCCACCCCTTACGCCATTACCGGTGAAACTGACCGCATTCACTTAGCGCCAATCAAAACGGCCGACATTGAAGTGGACGGTAATGCTTTTACTCAAGTCGTTTCTGAGGGTAATGACTCACTTGTAGTATGGAACCCATGGCAAAGTGCCGCCTCTATTTCAGACATGGACCCGTTTGGTTACAAGCATATGCTGTGCGTAGAGACATCATTAACGCAAGGGAAAACGTTAGCACCTAGCGAGTGCCACACGCTGAAACAAACTATCGTTCCACGATAA
- a CDS encoding bifunctional 4-hydroxy-2-oxoglutarate aldolase/2-dehydro-3-deoxy-phosphogluconate aldolase, translating into MTSKWKTSPEEIFAAGPVVPVLVINDVEKAVPLAKALMEGGIKVLEVTLRTPAAIDVIKRIADEVPDSLIGAGTVTNAQQLKAVVEAGAKFAISPGMTADLLKAGMDADIPLIPGISSTSDLMKGKDAGYTHMKFFPAEASGGVKAIKSISGPFPDVTFCPTGGIGPNNYNDYLALKNVKCVGGSWLAPDDAIESGDWARITQLAKEAVAGAKQ; encoded by the coding sequence ATGACATCGAAATGGAAAACCTCTCCAGAGGAAATTTTTGCGGCCGGCCCAGTTGTACCTGTGTTGGTTATCAATGACGTAGAAAAAGCGGTACCTCTGGCGAAAGCGCTAATGGAAGGTGGTATCAAAGTGCTAGAAGTAACCTTACGTACACCAGCGGCCATTGACGTGATTAAGCGAATTGCCGATGAAGTGCCTGATTCTTTAATCGGTGCAGGTACGGTAACTAATGCACAACAGCTAAAAGCTGTTGTTGAAGCCGGTGCTAAGTTTGCTATCAGCCCGGGAATGACTGCAGACCTGCTTAAAGCGGGTATGGATGCGGATATTCCTCTCATTCCGGGTATTTCTTCAACGTCTGACCTGATGAAGGGTAAAGATGCGGGTTATACTCACATGAAATTCTTCCCTGCAGAAGCATCAGGTGGCGTAAAGGCGATTAAGTCTATCAGTGGCCCTTTCCCTGATGTGACATTCTGCCCAACAGGCGGTATTGGTCCGAACAACTACAACGATTACCTAGCGCTTAAAAACGTGAAGTGCGTAGGTGGTTCGTGGTTAGCACCTGATGATGCAATCGAGTCAGGTGACTGGGCGCGTATCACTCAACTGGCTAAAGAAGCCGTTGCTGGTGCTAAGCAATAA
- the gap gene encoding type I glyceraldehyde-3-phosphate dehydrogenase codes for MTIRIGINGFGRIGRLVMRAAAERNDIEVVAINDLLDTDYIAYLLKYDSTHGLFDGEVTVDNNNLVVNGKTIRITSERDPAALKWNEVDVDVVVESTGLFLTKETAAKHIEAGAKKVVMSAPSKDDTPMFVMGVNQESYAGETIVSNASCTTNCLAPLAKVLNDKFGIVDGLMTTVHATTATQKTVDGPSMKDWRGGRGAGQNIIPSSTGAAKAVGKVIPELNGKLTGMAFRVPTPNVSVVDLTVNLAKAASYDEICAAMKDASEGELKGIMGYTEDAVVSNDFVGDARTSVFDATAGIALTDTFVKLVSWYDNEWGYSNKVLDLVAHISK; via the coding sequence ATGACAATTCGCATCGGTATCAATGGTTTTGGCCGTATTGGTCGCCTAGTAATGCGTGCAGCAGCAGAGCGCAACGACATCGAAGTTGTAGCTATTAACGACTTGCTAGACACAGACTACATTGCTTATCTATTGAAGTACGACTCGACTCACGGTTTATTCGACGGTGAAGTAACAGTAGATAACAATAACCTAGTTGTAAACGGTAAAACTATCCGTATTACATCTGAAAGAGATCCAGCGGCACTTAAGTGGAATGAAGTTGACGTAGACGTGGTTGTTGAATCAACAGGTCTGTTCCTGACTAAAGAAACAGCAGCTAAGCACATCGAAGCGGGCGCGAAGAAAGTAGTAATGTCTGCGCCTTCTAAAGATGATACGCCAATGTTTGTTATGGGCGTTAACCAAGAAAGCTACGCTGGCGAAACTATCGTTTCTAATGCGTCGTGCACCACTAACTGCCTTGCACCGCTAGCGAAAGTACTAAACGACAAGTTTGGTATTGTTGATGGTCTTATGACAACGGTTCACGCGACTACAGCAACGCAGAAAACGGTAGACGGTCCTTCAATGAAAGACTGGCGTGGTGGCCGCGGTGCGGGTCAAAACATCATTCCGTCATCAACGGGTGCAGCAAAAGCAGTAGGTAAAGTAATTCCTGAGCTTAATGGCAAACTAACAGGCATGGCTTTCCGCGTACCTACGCCAAACGTTTCAGTGGTTGACCTTACTGTTAACCTAGCAAAAGCGGCGAGCTACGATGAAATCTGCGCGGCGATGAAAGACGCATCAGAAGGCGAGCTTAAAGGTATCATGGGCTACACCGAAGACGCTGTTGTATCGAATGACTTTGTAGGCGATGCACGTACGTCAGTATTCGATGCTACAGCCGGTATCGCGCTAACAGACACTTTCGTTAAGTTAGTGTCTTGGTACGACAACGAATGGGGCTACTCAAACAAGGTTCTAGACCTTGTAGCGCACATTTCCAAATAA
- the malQ gene encoding 4-alpha-glucanotransferase encodes MTQQLLQQLVEMRGIETQYVDAWGKPATIAESSKAKLLNTLGYDTSSDEKIQSQITQDIKSVWLSPLNPVQVVRNTQEINLAVRLPIELVNDVHTLTVTCEAGNVLTHDFTPVDQEMTTMAHIDDVEFHEYVVTLPLDLPLGYHDVALSADDDEFARSRIIVAPEACYTPNEIKEGKKIWGLSVQLYCVRSENNWGIGDFSDLSQLIEKAAGVGADFIGLNPIHALYPANPNACSPYGPSSRRWLNYLYIDVTSIEGYDDTSVQTIVNDDEFTATLEHARNVEHVNYEAVAHIKLAALKAVFEVYEAKYLRKNTKQNKAFKAFVEAGGESLDMLAVYDALQSHLKGEGKESWGWPVFPEEFKDYHNPAVAKFKRANEHEVKFYLFLQWIAAQQLEQASNKASDAGMTIGLYRDLAVGVSEGSAEIWGNKDLYCTDASVGAPPDILGPLGQNWGLPPMDPHKLYEQGYQPIIDLFASNMASSGSLRIDHVMALLRLWWVVKGDDAKEGGYVYYPVDDLLGILALESHRNQSLVIGEDLGTVPEEIRSKLAENGVYSYRVFFFEQAEDGGFFSPSHYPVQSMSTLTTHDMPTLIGYWHCLDLELGKEIGLYPTEEILQILYTDRHKNKQAILDTLHGHGSISDSISHNVNFTGMNRELNNGMQVHMAGGSSALLSLQLEDWLEMDKPVNIPGTFDEYPNWRRKLTENIESMFERHDINELASKLTHARKQASQG; translated from the coding sequence ATGACACAACAACTTCTGCAACAACTGGTTGAAATGCGGGGAATAGAAACCCAATACGTAGACGCATGGGGAAAACCAGCAACCATCGCAGAATCAAGCAAAGCGAAATTGCTCAATACACTTGGCTATGACACCAGCAGTGACGAAAAAATTCAGTCACAAATTACACAAGATATAAAGTCGGTGTGGTTGTCGCCACTAAATCCTGTTCAGGTGGTGCGCAACACTCAAGAGATCAATCTAGCCGTGCGCTTACCTATTGAGTTGGTAAACGATGTACACACCCTAACTGTTACCTGTGAAGCGGGTAACGTACTTACTCATGACTTCACGCCGGTTGACCAAGAAATGACAACCATGGCGCACATTGATGATGTTGAATTTCATGAATACGTTGTAACGCTACCTTTAGATTTGCCGTTGGGATATCACGATGTCGCACTAAGTGCCGATGACGATGAATTTGCCCGCTCTCGCATTATTGTTGCACCAGAAGCCTGCTACACGCCGAATGAAATTAAAGAAGGCAAGAAAATATGGGGCCTAAGCGTACAGTTATATTGTGTGCGTAGTGAAAATAACTGGGGGATTGGTGACTTCTCGGACCTTTCTCAACTTATTGAAAAAGCAGCGGGCGTTGGAGCAGACTTTATTGGCTTAAATCCTATTCACGCCTTATACCCAGCGAACCCAAATGCATGCTCTCCTTATGGTCCAAGTTCTCGCCGCTGGTTAAATTACCTGTACATCGACGTTACGTCGATTGAAGGCTACGACGACACATCAGTGCAAACAATAGTGAACGATGACGAGTTTACCGCTACTTTAGAGCATGCGCGCAATGTAGAGCATGTGAACTACGAAGCCGTAGCACATATTAAGTTAGCCGCGCTTAAGGCTGTATTTGAAGTGTATGAAGCCAAATACCTTCGTAAGAACACAAAGCAAAACAAAGCATTCAAAGCGTTTGTTGAAGCAGGCGGTGAAAGTTTAGATATGCTTGCGGTGTATGATGCGCTGCAATCTCACCTTAAGGGTGAGGGGAAAGAAAGTTGGGGGTGGCCTGTATTCCCAGAAGAGTTTAAAGATTATCACAATCCAGCCGTCGCTAAATTTAAGCGCGCCAACGAACACGAAGTGAAATTTTACTTGTTCTTACAATGGATTGCTGCGCAACAGCTAGAGCAGGCGAGCAACAAAGCCAGTGATGCTGGCATGACCATTGGCTTGTATCGCGACCTAGCGGTAGGTGTTAGCGAGGGAAGCGCGGAGATTTGGGGCAATAAAGACCTTTACTGTACTGATGCCAGTGTAGGCGCGCCACCAGATATTTTAGGCCCCCTTGGTCAAAACTGGGGTCTTCCACCAATGGACCCGCACAAATTATATGAACAAGGCTATCAGCCCATTATCGACTTATTTGCTTCTAACATGGCGTCATCAGGTTCGCTACGAATCGACCACGTAATGGCGCTTCTGCGATTATGGTGGGTCGTTAAGGGTGACGATGCAAAAGAAGGCGGTTATGTTTACTATCCGGTAGATGATTTGTTAGGCATTCTTGCGCTAGAAAGTCATCGTAACCAAAGCCTTGTAATTGGCGAGGACCTAGGCACAGTACCTGAAGAGATTCGCAGTAAGCTTGCTGAAAATGGCGTGTATTCGTATCGCGTTTTCTTCTTTGAGCAAGCCGAAGACGGCGGTTTCTTCTCGCCAAGTCACTATCCGGTTCAGTCGATGTCGACGTTAACCACTCACGATATGCCCACACTTATCGGGTACTGGCATTGTTTAGATTTAGAATTAGGCAAAGAGATTGGGCTGTATCCAACAGAAGAAATCCTGCAAATCTTGTATACAGACCGTCACAAAAATAAGCAGGCTATTCTAGATACCTTGCACGGGCATGGTTCAATTAGCGATAGTATCAGTCACAATGTTAATTTTACGGGTATGAACCGTGAATTAAACAACGGAATGCAGGTACACATGGCAGGGGGCTCTAGTGCTCTGCTCAGTCTTCAATTAGAAGACTGGCTGGAAATGGACAAGCCAGTTAATATCCCTGGTACTTTTGACGAATATCCTAACTGGCGTAGAAAGCTGACAGAGAATATCGAGTCGATGTTCGAAAGACATGATATAAACGAATTAGCATCTAAACTTACTCATGCAAGAAAGCAAGCCAGCCAAGGTTAA